Below is a window of Fervidobacterium pennivorans DSM 9078 DNA.
TATTCTCTTATTTCAAATTCAGAAAAGTTTCTTGCAAATCTTTTCAACTCATTTCCCTCATTGTCAACAAATATTATTGTTGGCACTGTGAAAACCATGTTCTGCCCTGCTATCTCGGGTTTTTCAATCACATCCACAACTTCTAGATCAAGATTGTAGTCCTCGGCTATTCTCTTCATTTTTGGTAAAAAAGCAACACATACACCACATTTATCGTTTTTGAAATACAATGCTCTTATTTCCATAACTTCTCAATTTCCCTCCTGTTTTCCTATTTTTCGTTTTCTTCTTCATCAAAGAAACCATTTTCCAGCATAAAATCGAATACCTTACGAGCTACTGGAGCTGCGGTTTGTCCTCCACTTCCCCCGTTTTCTACCAATACAGCAACAGAATACTTTGGATTCCTTGAAGGTGCAAAGCCCACAAACCATGCATGGGGAGGACCAC
It encodes the following:
- a CDS encoding thioredoxin family protein, coding for MEIRALYFKNDKCGVCVAFLPKMKRIAEDYNLDLEVVDVIEKPEIAGQNMVFTVPTIIFVDNEGNELKRFARNFSEFEIREYIQRMYDILGIEVGKK